A region from the Pseudomonas sp. KU26590 genome encodes:
- the tolA gene encoding cell envelope integrity protein TolA, translating into MQPIREPSASESYFWPSVWAVGLHVLIFGLLFVSFAMTPELPEARPIVQATLYQLKSKSQATTQTNQKLAGEAKKSAARQTEVEQMEQKKVEQEAVKAAEQKKADSAQKAEEQKAEEAKKADDAKKADDAKKAADDAKKAEAKKADDAKKTAEEKQLADIAKKKAEDDAKKKAEEDAKRAAAEEAKKQAAEDAKKQAADDAKKKAAEDAKKKAAEDAKKKSTEDAKKKAQDAARKSAEDKKAQALADLLSDKPERQQALADERGDEVAGSFDDLIRSRAAEGWARPPSARKGMTVVLQINMLPDGTLTSVNVSKSSGDGPFDSSAVAAVKNIGRLTEMQGMKPSDFAPYRSFKMTFTPEDLAL; encoded by the coding sequence ATGCAGCCGATTCGAGAGCCGTCCGCCTCGGAAAGCTACTTCTGGCCGTCCGTCTGGGCGGTGGGACTGCACGTCCTGATTTTTGGTTTGTTGTTCGTCAGCTTTGCAATGACGCCCGAGCTTCCTGAAGCCAGGCCGATTGTTCAGGCCACGCTCTATCAGTTGAAATCAAAAAGTCAGGCAACCACCCAGACCAACCAGAAGCTGGCCGGTGAGGCGAAGAAATCCGCTGCGCGACAAACCGAAGTCGAGCAGATGGAGCAGAAAAAAGTTGAGCAAGAGGCGGTAAAGGCGGCGGAACAAAAGAAAGCCGATAGCGCTCAAAAAGCCGAAGAGCAAAAGGCCGAGGAAGCAAAGAAAGCTGACGACGCCAAAAAAGCCGATGACGCAAAAAAAGCTGCGGACGACGCCAAGAAAGCCGAAGCCAAAAAAGCGGATGACGCGAAGAAAACCGCTGAAGAGAAACAATTGGCTGATATAGCCAAGAAGAAAGCCGAAGACGACGCGAAGAAAAAAGCCGAGGAAGACGCCAAGCGCGCGGCCGCCGAGGAAGCCAAGAAACAGGCTGCCGAGGACGCGAAGAAGCAGGCTGCGGACGACGCCAAGAAAAAGGCTGCCGAAGACGCGAAGAAGAAAGCGGCTGAGGATGCCAAGAAGAAGTCGACCGAGGACGCGAAGAAGAAAGCCCAGGATGCGGCTCGCAAATCAGCGGAAGACAAGAAGGCGCAAGCACTGGCCGACCTGCTTTCCGACAAGCCGGAACGCCAACAGGCACTGGCCGATGAGCGTGGCGACGAAGTGGCCGGCAGCTTCGATGACTTGATTCGCTCTCGGGCGGCTGAAGGCTGGGCACGTCCACCTTCCGCGCGCAAGGGCATGACAGTCGTCCTGCAGATCAACATGTTGCCGGACGGCACCTTGACTTCGGTCAACGTGAGCAAGTCCAGCGGCGATGGTCCTTTCGACAGTTCAGCAGTAGCGGCGGTCAAGAATATTGGTCGTTTGACAGAGATGCAGGGGATGAAGCCTTCGGACTTCGCACCTTACCGTTCATTCAAGATGACATTCACACCTGAGGACCTAGCCTTGTGA